A single window of Candidatus Schekmanbacteria bacterium DNA harbors:
- the nuoK gene encoding NADH-quinone oxidoreductase subunit NuoK, translated as MIPLSWYLLLSAGLFVIGAIGVITRKNALVILMSIELMLNSAGINFIAFSSYLRDVTGQIFVVMIIAVAASEAAIGLAIIISMFRNKGSVSFDDYQSLKG; from the coding sequence ATGATTCCATTGTCTTGGTATCTTTTGCTCAGTGCAGGGCTTTTTGTTATTGGAGCAATTGGCGTTATTACGAGGAAAAATGCCTTGGTTATACTAATGTCCATTGAGCTTATGTTGAATTCTGCTGGAATCAACTTTATTGCATTTTCAAGCTATTTACGGGATGTGACTGGACAGATTTTTGTCGTAATGATTATCGCCGTAGCGGCATCTGAAGCCGCTATCGGGCTTGCTATTATAATTTCAATGTTTAGAAACAAGGGCAGTGTAAGTTTTGATGATTATCAATCGCTGAAGGGATAA
- a CDS encoding NADH-quinone oxidoreductase subunit I: MDDYYVVPRDNAQRKEEVWYDFLQDLRAGMAVTLKYMFKRKVTMQYPYEKSTKDWEIPERWRGLHGYVLKEDGSIKCIGCGLCARVCPDGCITIETEGKGKDKKIKEFTVDLSRCSFCGLCFRSCPVDAILPTEEYEISCYKREDMVYPINKLIQNWTRSKKSKIVKSEKKEDEKN, from the coding sequence ATGGATGATTATTATGTAGTACCGCGGGACAATGCTCAAAGAAAAGAGGAGGTGTGGTATGACTTCCTTCAAGATTTGCGCGCTGGGATGGCGGTGACACTCAAATATATGTTTAAACGGAAGGTTACAATGCAGTATCCCTATGAAAAATCTACCAAAGATTGGGAAATTCCTGAGCGGTGGAGGGGACTGCATGGTTATGTGCTTAAGGAAGACGGCTCGATAAAGTGCATAGGTTGCGGATTGTGTGCAAGAGTCTGTCCTGACGGTTGTATTACAATTGAGACAGAAGGGAAGGGGAAGGATAAAAAAATCAAGGAGTTTACAGTTGACCTGTCGAGATGTTCGTTTTGTGGTCTATGTTTTAGGTCTTGCCCTGTAGATGCCATTTTACCCACTGAAGAATATGAAATTTCCTGCTACAAGAGGGAAGATATGGTTTATCCAATAAACAAACTTATTCAGAATTGGACGAGAAGTAAAAAGAGCAAAATCGTAAAGAGCGAAAAGAAGGAGGATGAAAAAAATTGA
- a CDS encoding NADH-quinone oxidoreductase subunit J, with amino-acid sequence MIESLTVTSAANYAIFLLLALITLVSAIMVITREEIVHCALYLVLTFFSVAGLYIQLKAQFLAAVQVLVYAGGIMVLYLFVILLVNKRVSETPQPQTAFKFLAAIIGITLFLEFIYIFIGAGKKIASLISGTLFDGTVENLGVMLYTKYIFQFELISIVLLAAMVGAIVLSRKS; translated from the coding sequence TTGATTGAATCTCTTACAGTAACATCTGCGGCAAATTATGCTATATTCCTGCTTCTTGCCCTCATAACTTTGGTTTCGGCAATAATGGTTATTACTCGCGAGGAGATAGTCCACTGCGCTTTGTATTTGGTGCTTACCTTTTTTTCAGTTGCAGGGCTTTACATTCAATTGAAGGCTCAGTTTCTTGCTGCAGTACAGGTCTTGGTATATGCAGGCGGTATAATGGTTTTATATCTTTTCGTTATTCTATTGGTAAATAAAAGGGTAAGTGAAACGCCGCAACCTCAGACTGCGTTTAAGTTTCTTGCAGCAATTATTGGCATAACATTGTTTCTTGAATTCATTTACATATTTATTGGGGCAGGAAAGAAGATAGCGTCATTGATATCAGGCACACTCTTTGATGGCACCGTTGAGAATTTAGGCGTTATGCTTTATACGAAATATATTTTCCAATTTGAACTTATTTCAATTGTCCTTCTTGCAGCAATGGTGGGGGCAATTGTGTTAAGCAGAAAGTCATAG